The following proteins come from a genomic window of Proteiniphilum propionicum:
- a CDS encoding sugar phosphate isomerase/epimerase family protein translates to MKLSVSSKLYQNYRLEETIKRIAKLGYDGIEIWGGRPHAYYRDINQTTVSSMRDIIEKAGLEISGFIPAQFGYPTSLCSPIPSIRKDSVEYIKNSIDTSLLLGCRKVSLCPGRTLYGQGYNSGMAELTSSLDELVDYAVAKEVLLLLEPAHMMESDLVLTVEDGVRLIEDQKYPNMGIALDTGHCHVNKESLVDSLLLLKRKNIPLHVHLDDNNGLADQHKIPGEGTICFAPFFQTLLETGYKGFLTVELGFDYTSSPDEAAHQSREFVLSVLKDTHIRIKKGQ, encoded by the coding sequence ATGAAGTTAAGTGTATCATCTAAACTATATCAGAATTACAGGTTGGAGGAAACTATTAAACGGATTGCCAAACTCGGCTACGACGGCATAGAGATTTGGGGTGGACGTCCGCATGCATATTACCGGGATATCAACCAGACGACTGTTTCATCTATGAGAGATATAATCGAAAAGGCCGGACTTGAAATATCCGGCTTTATCCCAGCGCAGTTTGGTTACCCGACAAGTTTATGCAGCCCAATCCCATCTATCCGGAAAGATAGCGTGGAATACATCAAAAATAGTATCGACACATCCCTTTTACTGGGATGCAGGAAAGTAAGTCTTTGTCCTGGCCGCACCCTGTACGGGCAGGGCTATAACAGTGGAATGGCCGAATTAACAAGTAGTCTCGATGAGCTGGTGGACTATGCAGTTGCGAAAGAGGTGCTTCTGTTATTGGAACCGGCCCATATGATGGAAAGTGATCTGGTTCTCACGGTGGAAGACGGGGTAAGGCTCATCGAAGATCAAAAATACCCAAATATGGGCATCGCTCTAGACACCGGTCATTGTCACGTGAACAAGGAATCATTGGTAGACTCTCTGTTACTTTTGAAGAGAAAAAACATTCCACTGCATGTTCACTTGGATGATAACAACGGGCTGGCCGATCAGCATAAGATTCCGGGGGAGGGAACAATCTGTTTTGCACCATTTTTTCAAACCTTGCTTGAAACCGGATATAAAGGATTTTTGACCGTGGAATTGGGTTTCGATTATACTTCCAGTCCGGATGAAGCTGCCCACCAAAGCAGAGAATTTGTCCTGTCAGTTCTGAAAGATACCCATATTCGTATCAAAAAAGGGCAATAA